From the Penaeus vannamei isolate JL-2024 chromosome 37, ASM4276789v1, whole genome shotgun sequence genome, the window GTGGAGCTCGGGATAGAGTGACCAACCATAGAATGGCAACCACCGACCAGCGTTGCCACTACTACGGCACGTCTATTACGGCACGTTTTCTGTGTTTAGCGTGATTACACAGAGAACGGGAATTCTAAGGGGGACAAAAATAATGAAGGCTTCCCTTTAACGAGAAGCAACTTTTTCTGAgaaaggtaatggaaataattaccttacaataatataaaaatgatgtaCAGAGCATTAGTTTTATTTAATAAAAAGCATTACATTGATTTATACGAAGTACTGCTCCAAGGGAAACCCGACACGTACTAATTTcccaaagataatgattaaaatctaTATTAACGTGTCCCTTCTTCCGGAAGGCCTAATTCGCCGGCGGATCAGCCTTCGGGAAGGACGTACCGTTATCCTTCAGGCAAGAATTCTTTCGCCATATTGTTTTCTATAGACTTTATTCAGGTATGATGTATTTCAGCGATTTACAGGTATATCCTTAGGTTTATGagaggaaatataagaataattatttaaAACTTGTATATTATCAGTTTTGTAGCTGAGCTTTAAAAAGCACTGTGTAAGTGCATATCTATTCCTAATGCTGAAGGTGTGGCCAAACAGAGCACAAGTCGAAGTGGCACCACATTACATGACACCAACCTAACCAACAATCCACCTCAGACCATTGTCTATCACATAGCTTTTGCTCCTCACACGTCCCCACCCTATGTAAACGTGATCCACAATGCCAGAAAACGCCGAAATGCATGCATTATAACTCTGTACGAAGGGGATCGCATGTAACACTATTCAAACACAGCTACACCCAGGAACTCAGAGTGTGCATCTCTTTTCATAATGTATTTATGTGATAAACGAGCTATAGCTTAAGGCCTTACATTTTAAGGAACCTTCAAAGCTTACTAATATTCGTCTGTTTATGCATTTGATTGAAATGTTTTAGCTATTTCTTCAATATACGACGGGCCTCGCTAAAGCATTTCTGCCAAAAATAACCGTTTTTTAAAAGCAACttgtatataatactatatacttTAAATGTGCTCATATTTTAACTTTTCTGAGGCTTTAAACTTTTTGGTGGAGTTGGAGGGTAATGGCGGAGAAGAGAGGCTTATATTGAAAACAAGCGGAATGAAGATTGGAGGCTGGTGACGTTTCCCGACAGAGATTTCTGCGGTAAGGGTGGAACGACAATCTTGCAGAGAACGTTGCAGGAATCCTCATCAACCTTCAGCCACGGTTTAGAGTCATTTTTGTGTAGCCAGCCGTCTTTAAATTATGTCTTTGGCGGCATTCTGCTTGATCAACATTTCGTTGATAAACACCTCAGTCTCAATATACGTATTTCATTATCCTTCGGTGGCATTGTTTCCATCCTCTATGTTTAACTCTCGTCGAGAAGCCTACAATACTTAACCGAACCTTTCTCACATTCGTGAGTAGATCTAACGTTCGACTGTCATGAAAAAAGTCATGAAAATGGAGATCTCGAAATGCAAATAAATGATATACCGTGAGAAATGCACAAATGTTAGAACTGCTTTTAAGTCTTCTATGTATACTATACACATCCCTTTATATTGTTAAAAGATAAATTAGGCAAAATCACCATCATTTGTACCAAATAATGAGTGAGGCAATAGTACCTCATTCCTGCCGTACGAGGTTACCTCGTATGGCATGAAATTGTATGGAGTCGATCCGGAGAGTAAAAATTACTGCAAATGGACCGAATTACGGCATTTTGGCAACCCTGCCACCGACTATGGTTGACGTGGCTGGATTATTCGGTCCGAACATGCGGTTCGAACGGGTGGAGGCGAACCAAATAGACCACTCGTACTCCTcatacgcacaccacacacacgcacaaccaaaaACCGATATAGTGAAATAACTACTAACACCATAAACcattgaaaatgtatatatgcatatatgtgtatgtgtatgtgtatatatatatatgtgtgtgtgtgtgtgtgtgtgtgtgtgtgtgtgtgtgtgtgtgtgtgtgtgtgtgtgtgtgtgtgtgtgtgtgtatatatatatatatatatatatatatatatatatatatatatatatgtgtgtgtgtgtgtgtgtgtgtgtgtgtgtgtgtgtgtgtgtgtgtgtgtgtgtgtgtgcgtgtgtgtgtgcgtgtgtgtgtgtgtgtgtgtgtatatatatatatatatatatatatatatatatatatatatatatatatatatatgtatatatatatatatatgtatatatatatatatatatatatatatcatatatatatatacatatatatatatcatatatatatatatatatatatatatatatatatatatatatatatatatatatatatatatgtgtgtgtgtgtgtgtgtgtgtgtgtgtgtgtgtttgtgtgtgtatatatatatatatatatatatatatatatatatatatatatatatatatatatatatatatatatatataatatacatacatacatacatatatatatatatatatatatatatatatatatatatatatatatatatatatatatatatatatatatatatatatgtgtgtgtgtgtgtgtgtgtgtgtgtgtgtgtgtgtgtgtgtatgtgtNNNNNNNNNNNNNNNNNNNNNNNNNNNNNNNNNNNNNNNNNNNNNNNNNNNNNNNNNNNNNNNNNNNNNNNNNNNNNNNNNNNNNNNNNNNNNNNNNNNNNNNNNNNNNNNNNNNNNNNNNNNNNNNNNNNNNNNNNNNNNNNNNNNNNNNNNNNNNNNNNNNNNNNNNNNNNNNNNNNNNNNNNNNNNNNNNNNNNNNNNNNNNNNNNNNNNNNNNNNNNNNNNNNNNNNNNNNNNNNNNNNNNNNNNNNNNNNNNNNNNNNNNNNNNNNNNNNNNNNNNNNNNNNNNNNNNNNNNNNNNNNNNNNNNNNNNNNNNNNNNNNNNNNNNNNNNNNNNNNNNNNNNNNNNNNNNNNNNNNNNNNNNNNNNNNNNNNNNNNNNNNNNNNNNNNNNNNNNNNNNNNNNNNNNNNNNNNNNNNNNNNNNNNNNNNNNNNNNNNNNNNNNNNNNNNNNNNNNNNNNNNNNNNNNNNNNNNNNNNNNNNNNNNNNNNNNNNNNNNNCCGGGGGCCCCCCTTGTTTGACTTCCTGACTCCCCTTCTCGGGGTTTCACCCGGGCCCTTTTAGAGTCTTGGGCTTcgttttccttctcgggctcttgggcgacttcctgggttcctTTCGGGGGCTTGGAAAATTCCTGGTTCCTTCTTGGGCCCTTGGCACCTTCCTGGTCTCCTTCTGGCGTtccaacttcctgggtctcctctcggTCTGGGGTTCCCGGGTTTCCTTTTTGGCCTTGGGGGTTTCCCGGGTCCTTTCGGGGTCTTTGGGGATTTTAGGTCTCCTTCCGGCCTTGGATCCTGGGTTCCTTTTCAGGCGgggctttcctttctctttccccttcccttttctccttcttgggTTCGGGGACTTCCTTCCCTTCTCGGCCCCCTTCCTGGGGTCCCTGGTCCCAAAAAATTTTTGGCCCCCCTTGGCGCCTGGGCCCTTCTTGGGTTTGGGGACTTCCCGGGGGTTTTTTTGGCCCCCCAAATTCCCGGCTCCCTTTTCCGGCCTTTGGGAATCCGGTTCCTTCTCGGCTCTTGGGGACCCCTTGGGTTTTTCCTCTTGGGGCTTCCTGGTCTTTCCCCCGTCTTGGGACTTCCGGGGTTCCTTTTTGGCCTGGGGGATTCCCGGGGCCCTTTTCGGGTCTGGGCTTCCCGGTCCCTTTGGCTTTGGGACttccgttttttcctttttcccggtTTGGGTTCCCGGGGCTCCTTCTCGGGCCCCGGGACCCtggtcttttccctttttccctttattccctttcccgtctttctttccGGGCTCTTTCGGGCCTTGGGCACTTCCTGGGTTCCTTTTTCgggtttttcccttttccccttggttttccccttttcccttttttcccttgggACTTCCTGGGGTTTTCCCTTTGGGGCTTACTCCTGTTCTTTCCGGGCTTTGGGGGCTTCCTGGTTCCCTTTCGGGGTGGGGGGTTCCTGGGCCCTTCTGGGTTTTGGCTTTCTGGTCTTTGGCTTTGGCGCTTCGTTCCTTCTGGTTTTGGTCTTCCTGGGTTCTTCTGGTTTTGTCTTTTTCCGGTCTCTTTTTTGGGCTTTTTCCTTCCGGGTCTCCTTCTGGCCTTGGCTTTCCCGGGGTTTTTTCATTTTGGGATTCCTGGGGCTCCCTTTTCCttaacttccctccttctcggGTCTTGGGtttgggtctcttcctcgggctttTGGGGTTCCAGGTCTCCTTTCGGTTTGGGACTACGGGCTCCTTTCGGGtctttggggacttcctggggTTTTCTGGCTCTTGGGACTTCCTGGGGCTCCTTCTCAGGGCCTTTTTGGGTCCCTTTTGGGCTCTTTGCTTCCGGTTTTTCTTTGGGGCTCCTTTGGGGTTTGGGCGATTTCCGGGGCTTTTGGTCTTGGGACTTCCTGGGTTCCCTCGGGCTCTTTGGGTTCTGGTTTCCTTTTCGGGCTCCGGGGGTTCCTGGTCTCCTTCTGGGCTCttggacttcctgggtttcccttttgggggttttttgggcTTCCCGTCCCTTCTGGTTTTTCCCCTTGGGCCCTGGGTCTTTCCCCCTGGGTTTTTGGGGCTTCCTTTGTCTCCCTGGGTTTTGGACTTCCTTGGGGCTCCTCTGGCTCTTGGGGACTTCCCGGGGGCCCCTTTTCGGGGCCCGgggacttcccgggtctccttttTCGGGGCGGGACTTCCGGGGGCCCTTTTCCGGGGCCCTTGGGGGTTTTCCGGGGGTTCTTTCCGGGTTTGGTATTCTGGGGCTCCTTTTCGGGGTCTGGGG encodes:
- the LOC138859552 gene encoding basic salivary proline-rich protein 1-like, with protein sequence MKSPKSHPGRPGKCKSPKGDPNPRPRGNPEVPEPEGPRKPQGQKETGKIPKPERDKIPRPRKGAPEYQTRKEPPENPQGPRKRAPGSPAPKKETREVPGPRKGAPGKSPRARGAPRKSKTQGDKGSPKNPGGKTQGPRGKTRRDGKPKKPPKGKPRKSKSPEGDQEPPEPEKETRTQRARGNPGSPKTKSPGNRPNPKGAPKKNRKQRAQKGPKKALRRSPRKSQEPENPRKSPKTRKEPVVPNRKETWNPKSPRKRPKPKTREGGKLRKREPQESQNEKTPGKPRPEGDPEGKSPKKRPEKDKTRRTQEDQNQKERSAKAKDQKAKTQKGPGTPHPEREPGSPQSPERTGVSPKGKTPGSPKGKKGKGENQGEKGKTRKRNPGSAQGPKEPGKKDGKGNKGKKGKDQGPGAREGAPGTQTGKKEKTEVPKPKGPGSPDPKRAPGIPQAKKEPRKSQDGGKTRKPQEEKPKGSPRAEKEPDSQRPEKGAGNLGGQKNPREVPKPKKGPGAKGGQKFFGTRDPRKGAEKGRKSPNPRRRKGKGKEKGKPRLKRNPGSKAGRRPKIPKDPERTRETPKAKKETREPQTERRPRKLERQKETRKVPRAQEGTRNFPSPRKEPRKSPKSPRRKTKPKTLKGPG